TTTTGTTTTACTCTGATTCAAGGGTATATATAGGACGCCAAAGAGTTTGCTGAGAAGGAAGGTCTTTTCTTCCTCGAGACGTCTGCATTGAACGCAACCAATGTCGAGAACTCATTCAACACTCTCATGTCAGAGATCTTCAACACGGTTAACAAGAAGAGTCTCTCATCTGTTGGTGAGTCAAATAACCCTGGTTCGTTGGCTGGTAAGAAGATTGTCATCCCAGGTCCAGGACAGGAGGTTCCCGCTAAGACCAGCACGTGCTGTAGTTCTGCTTGATCTGTGTCGTTTACAAAAGCAAAATTCATTTGTCCCGTCCGTCTCCCTTTGAACTATGGTTTGACAGAGAATGCTTGCTTACTTTCTTTTGGAATCGGGCTTGTTGTTGCTTGCTTGCTTGGTTCATTAAACAATGGTGCAATTAGTCACCGATAGAGAGTGTGTTATTCGGAACAAATAGCTTTTGATTTTGAAAATGTTAAACAGCATTCTTCAGTTTATGTCACTGATCAGCTTCTAGCTGTCTTTTGATTAAAATACATGAAACTAAGAATCTTTAGTTTATTTTTGATCAAAAAAAAAAGAATGTTGAGTTTATCTTAGTGACGTAAAGCTTTAAGCTGTCTCCATACTTTTGATCTCATGCGTATGGGAGAAGATCCTCTTGTTGAAGTCTGGATGTCTGATGTGGGTTACTCACTCGCACGATCAATAAGATGTTTCTTTTATTTTATTCGTGTTCGTTGAAGTTTTTTTTTTTTGGTTTTGGGCAAATGTAGAATCTATCTGAAGAAGCAAATATTGGAGTTGATCCATGGTGTGTCTCCGTAGACACTGCTAATAGATGGAGCAAGTCTTTTGCTAAGAAGTGTTGGGAAAATTATCCAATATCGATGAGATGAAGATGGTATTAGACAACTAGAAAATTTAAGAAGAAGACTCTTAATATTTAGGAAAGAGTTTACTACAAAGATTTTATTTTTGGAAACTCTCTCTTACAAATATTTTCTCTCTTTGTTTTTCTTGATTCTTGGATGATTACAAATGGTGCTAAGCACCCCTATTTATACTAGTAAGTGGAGACTACAAGTTAGTTCTACACACTTCATCTTCTACACACTTCNNNNNNNNNNNNNNNNNNNNNNNNNNNNNNNNNNNNNNNNNNNNNNNNNNNNNNNNNNNNNNNNNNNNNNNNNNNNNNNNNNNNNNNNNNNNNNNNNNNNNNNNNNNNNNNNNNNNNNNNNNNNNNNNNNNNNNNNNNNNNNNNNNNNNNNNNNNNNNNNNNNNNNNNNNNNNNNNNNNNNNNNN
This sequence is a window from Brassica oleracea var. oleracea cultivar TO1000 chromosome C1, BOL, whole genome shotgun sequence. Protein-coding genes within it:
- the LOC106328527 gene encoding ras-related protein RABA4b-like, with translation MNKKSYRAVTSAYYRGAVGAMLVYDITKRETFDHIPRWLEELRAHADKNIVIILIDNKSDLEDQRAIPTEDDAKEFAEKEGLFFLETSALNATNVENSFNTLMSEIFNTVNKKSLSSVGESNNPGSLAGKKIVIPGPGQEVPAKTSTCCSSA